In a single window of the Cucurbita pepo subsp. pepo cultivar mu-cu-16 chromosome LG18, ASM280686v2, whole genome shotgun sequence genome:
- the LOC111779872 gene encoding putative glycine-rich cell wall structural protein 1 isoform X3 — protein sequence MASINSLIVVCFLLSFSAIVSQARVARKDLGLDLGGLGVGIGTGIGLGLGGSGSGSGSGSGSGSGSGSSSSSSSSSYSSSSGSGSGAGSEAGSYAGSRAGSASGRNRNGGSGSGSGYGGGSGRGSGNGGGEGYGEGHGYGEGRGYGGGN from the exons ATGGCTTCAATCAACTCCCTCATTGTTGTTTGCTTCTTACTCTCTTTCTCCGCCATTGTCTCTCAAGCTCGAGTGGCCAGGAAGGATCTCGGCCTTGACCTTGGAGGACTCGGTGTTGGAATTGGAACCGGAATAGGCCTAGGCTTAGGTGGCAGTGGCTCCGGATCCGGTTCTGGATCCGGATCCGGATCCGGATCTGGCTCCAgctcatcttcatcatcatcatcgtaCTCCTCGAGCTCAGGGTCCGGGTCCGGAGCTGGCTCTGAAGCTGGCTCTTACGCTGGGTCTCGGGCAG GCTCAGCTTCTGGCCGAAACAGGAATGGAGGGTCGGGATCTGGCTCGGGATACGGCGGAGGTTCGGGCAGAGGAAGCGGCAACGGCGGAGGAGAAGGATACGGGGAAGGTCATGGCTATGGCGAGGGTCGCGGTTATGGCGGAGgcaactaa
- the LOC111779872 gene encoding putative glycine-rich cell wall structural protein 1 isoform X2: MASIRAVSILALLLALSVIVSESRIARMDLGLDLGGVGVGIGTGVGLGLGGSGSGSGSGSSSASSSHSSSSSSGSDAGSEAGSYAGSYAGSRAGSGSGSGAGSEAGSYAGSRAGSASGRNRNGGSGSGSGYGGGSGRGSGNGGGEGYGEGHGYGEGRGYGGGN, encoded by the exons ATGGCTTCCATCAGGGCTGTTTCCATTCTCGCTTTGCTACTTGCTCTGTCCGTCATTGTATCAGAAAGCCGCATCGCCAGGATGGATTTGGGCCTCGACCTCGGCGGAGTTGGCGTCGGTATTGGCACCGGCGTGGGGTTGGGGTTAGGTGGCAGTGGCTCAGGTTCCGGATCTGGGTCCAGTTCTGCTTCGTCATCGCACTCCTCAAGCTCCAGCTCTGGCTCTGACGCTGGGTCCGAAGCTGGTTCGTAC GCTGGCTCTTACGCTGGGTCTCGGGCAGGCTCAGGGTCCGGGTCCGGAGCTGGGTCTGAAGCTGGCTCATACGCAGGGTCTCGGGCAGGCTCAGCTTCTGGCCGAAACAGGAATGGAGGGTCGGGATCTGGCTCGGGATACGGCGGAGGTTCGGGCAGAGGAAGCGGCAACGGCGGAGGAGAAGGATACGGGGAAGGTCATGGCTATGGCGAGGGTCGCGGTTATGGCGGAGgcaactaa
- the LOC111779870 gene encoding tetraspanin-15-like, translating into MAENNNANVVAEEAVAIVPVEDKPCTDKEAGGSGGGDVPATKNKNPFLEINNLDKALATMTLIFSIPILGFIVWIFYVRYSDCESILKLPSFQVEIGIALIFLFLISNGVVFLRSRHPVLGLLIVMVPLLLIFIIGLALVGAYKMESRSVAASPKWLRLKVFDEAHWQDIKSCIYDTGACDDLVSRTLMLKSYDFSLKKLTSIEAGCCTPATICEMEYVNATFWTKKEGVPNPSSPYVSECNLWDNDRGNLCYNCFSCKTGFLKTLQAKWWKLGVFLILASLLLFLAHLILFLSSVVKQFRS; encoded by the exons ATGGCAGAGAATAACAATGCAAACGTCGTTGCAGAGGAAGCCGTTGCAATCGTGCCGGTTGAAGACAAGCCCTGCACAGACAAAGAAGCCGGgggcagcggcggcggcgatgtCCCGGcgacaaaaaacaaaaacccatttcttgAAATAAACAACTTGGACAAGGCGTTGGCCACAATGACGCTGATATTCTCGATCCCAATATTGGGGTTTATCGTGTGGATATTCTACGTCAGATACTCCGACTGCGAGAGCATTCTGAAGCTGCCCAGTTTCCAGGTGGAGATCGGCATTGCCCTCATATTCTTGTTTCTGATCAGCAATGGCGTCGTTTTCCTCAGGTCTCGCCACCCTGTTTTGGGGCTTCTCATCGTCATGGTGCCATTGTTGCTGATCTTCATAATTGGGCTTGCGCTTGTGGGTGCGTATAAAATGGAGAGCCGCTCTGTTGCCGCCTCCCCCAAGTGGCTCAGATTGAAGGTCTTCGACGAAGCCCATTGGCAGGACATTAAATCTTGTATTTATGACACCGGCGCCTGTGATGATTTGGTCTCCAGAACTCTGATGCTTAAATCCTACGACTTTAGTCTCAAGAAGCTGACCTCCATTGAG GCCGGGTGCTGCACGCCGGCAACAATCTGCGAAATGGAATATGTAAACGCAACGTTCTGGACGAAGAAGGAAGGAGTACCAAACCCATCAAGCCCATACGTAAGTGAGTGCAATTTATGGGACAATGACAGGGGAAATTTGTGCTACAATTGCTTCTCCTGCAAAACAGGGTTTCTCAAAACTCTGCAGGCGAAATGGTGGAAGCTCGGCGTTTTCCTCATCCTTGCCTCTCTTTTACTCTTCCTCGCTCACCTCATCTTGTTCCTCTCCTCCGTCGTCAAGCAGTTCCGGAGTTAG
- the LOC111779872 gene encoding cell wall protein IFF6-like isoform X1, with the protein MASINSLIVVCFLLSFSAIVSQARVARKDLGLDLGGLGVGIGTGIGLGLGGSGSGSGSGSGSGSGSGSSSSSSSSSYSSSSGSGSGAGSEAGSYAGSRAGSGSGSGAGSEAGSYAGSRAGSASGRNRNGGSGSGSGYGGGSGRGSGNGGGEGYGEGHGYGEGRGYGGGN; encoded by the coding sequence ATGGCTTCAATCAACTCCCTCATTGTTGTTTGCTTCTTACTCTCTTTCTCCGCCATTGTCTCTCAAGCTCGAGTGGCCAGGAAGGATCTCGGCCTTGACCTTGGAGGACTCGGTGTTGGAATTGGAACCGGAATAGGCCTAGGCTTAGGTGGCAGTGGCTCCGGATCCGGTTCTGGATCCGGATCCGGATCCGGATCTGGCTCCAgctcatcttcatcatcatcatcgtaCTCCTCGAGCTCAGGGTCCGGGTCCGGAGCTGGCTCTGAAGCTGGCTCTTACGCTGGGTCTCGGGCAGGCTCAGGGTCCGGGTCCGGAGCTGGGTCTGAAGCTGGCTCATACGCAGGGTCTCGGGCAGGCTCAGCTTCTGGCCGAAACAGGAATGGAGGGTCGGGATCTGGCTCGGGATACGGCGGAGGTTCGGGCAGAGGAAGCGGCAACGGCGGAGGAGAAGGATACGGGGAAGGTCATGGCTATGGCGAGGGTCGCGGTTATGGCGGAGgcaactaa
- the LOC111779874 gene encoding putative glycine-rich cell wall structural protein 1, which yields MTSIRSIAVLCFVVCMSAIESQGRVARKDLGLDLGGLGVGLGVGLGLGLGGGSGSGSGSGSGSGSGSGSYSSSQSSSSSYGGSGAGSEAGSYAGSYAGSRGGSDSGRNYRNGGSGYGGGGGGGRGEGYGEGRGYGEGSGREGYGEGRGYGEGRGYGEGGNN from the coding sequence ATGACTTCCATCAGGTCAATTGCTGTTCTTTGCTTCGTGGTCTGTATGTCTGCGATTGAGTCACAAGGCCGTGTGGCCAGGAAGGACCTGGGTCTTGACCTTGGTGGCTTGGGAGTTGGCCTTGGTGttggcttgggcttgggcttagGCGGTGGAAGTGGAAGTGGAAGTGGCAGTGGAAGTGGCTCGGGTTCTGGTTCTGGGTCGTATTCGTCGTCACAGTCGTCAAGCTCTAGCTATGGAGGCTCCGGTGCAGGCTCAGAAGCTGGTTCCTATGCTGGCTCTTACGCTGGGTCACGTGGAGGCTCGGATTCGGGAAGGAATTACAGGAATGGTGGTTCGGGCTatggcggtggtggtggtggcggcCGCGGAGAGGGTTATGGTGAAGGTCGTGGCTATGGCGAGGGCTCCGGTAGAGAGGGTTATGGGGAGGGTCGTGGCTATGGCGAGGGACGTGGATACGGCGAAGGGGGGAACAACTGA
- the LOC111779863 gene encoding pentatricopeptide repeat-containing protein At2g37230-like codes for MAHISLSKPHYSHLKVLSSSSISKPISFNSLHFFSSIQDPTTTATQNESPKDPFVSSDAAVPQPVEPVAVNGGDQVKRSIPRGNRRNPEKLEDIICRMMANREWTTRLQNSIRSLVPQFDHSIVWNVLHAAKNSDHALQFFRWVERSGLFQHDRGTHFKIIEILGRASKLNHARCILLDMPNKGVEWDEDLFVIMIDSYGKAGIVQEAVKIFQKMKELGVERSIKSYNVLFKVILRRGRYMMAKRYFNAMLNEGIEPTCHTYNVMLWGFFLSLRLETAKRFYEDMKTRGIAPDVVTYNTMINGYYRFKMMEEAEQFFTEMKGNNLLPTVISYTTMIKGYVSSGRVDDGLRLFEEMKAVGVKPNDFTYSTLLPGLCDAEKMSEARQILTEMVDKYIAPKDNSIFMRLLSCQCKHGDLDAAMHVLKAMIRLSIPTEAGHYGILIENCCKAGVYDRAVKLLDKLVEKEIILKPQSTLEMEASAYNPIIQYLCDHGQTGKAETFFRQLLKKGIQDEVAFNNLIRGHSKEGNPELAFEILKIMGRKSVSRDAESYKLLIKSYLSKGEPADAKTALDSMIESGHYPDSALFRSVMESLFADGRVQTASRVMNSMLDKGITENMDLVAKILEALFMRGHVEEALGRVDLLMRCSCPPDFDSLLSVLCEKGKTIAALKLLDFGLERECNIEVSSYEKVLDALLAAGKTLNAYSILCKIMEKGGAKEWSSCDDLINSLNQEGHTKQADILSRMIKGGDRIRRKKASPAAA; via the coding sequence ATGGCTCACATTTCTTTATCTAAACCTCACTACAGCCATCTCAAGGTTCTTTCCAGTTCTTCAATTTCGAAACCAATCTCCTTCAATTCACTTCATTTCTTCAGCTCCATTCAAGATCCAACCACCACAGCTACTCAAAATGAAAGCCCTAAAGATCCATTCGTCAGTTCAGATGCCGCAGTGCCTCAGCCCGTGGAACCGGTGGCTGTTAATGGCGGCGACCAAGTTAAGCGAAGCATCCCTAGAGGTAACCGTCGTAACCCTGAAAAATTAGAGGATATTATTTGTAGAATGATGGCAAATCGTGAATGGACAACACGTTTACAGAATTCGATTAGGTCGTTGGTTCCCCAATTTGATCACTCTATTGTTTGGAATGTGTTACATGCTGCTAAAAACTCGGACCATGCCCTCCAGTTCTTCCGATGGGTAGAGCGATCCGGCTTATTCCAGCATGATCGTGGAAcacatttcaaaataattgagATTTTGGGTAGGGCTTCAAAGCTTAATCATGCCCGTTGCATTCTTCTTGATATGCCCAATAAGGGCGTTGAATGGGATGAAGACTTATTCGTTATAATGATTGATAGTTATGGGAAAGCTGGGATAGTTCAGGAGGCCgtgaaaatttttcaaaagatgAAGGAATTGGGTGTTGAAAGGAGTATTAAATcttataatgttttgtttaagGTGATTTTGAGGAGGGGGCGGTATATGATGGCGAAGAGGTACTTTAATGCTATGTTGAATGAAGGCATAGAACCAACTTGCCATACCTATAATGTAATGCTTTGGGGTTTCTTTCTGTCGTTGAGGCTTGAGACAGCCAAGAGGTTTTATGAAGACATGAAGACTAGAGGCATTGCCCCTGACGTTGTTACATATAACACTATGATTAATGGTTATTATCGGTTCAAAATGATGGAGGAGGCGGAGCAATTCTTTACTGAGATGAAGGGGAACAATCTTTTACCAACAGTGATAAGCTATACTACTATGATAAAAGGTTATGTTTCTTCCGGTCGAGTAGATGATGGATTGAGATTGTTCGAAGAGATGAAGGCTGTTGGTGTGAAGCCAAATGACTTTACTTATTCGACTCTGCTGCCTGGTCTCTGTGATGCAGAGAAAATGTCCGAGGCGCGTCAAATTTTGACAGAAATGGTGGACAAGTATATTGCTCCAAAGGACAATTCAATTTTCATGAGGTTGTTATCTTGCCAGTGCAAGCATGGTGATTTGGATGCTGCTATGCATGTGCTGAAAGCTATGATTCGGTTAAGCATTCCAACAGAGGCTGGGCACTACGGTATTTTGATCGAGAACTGTTGCAAAGCCGGAGTGTATGATCGGGCAGTTAAGTTGCTTGACAAGCttgtagaaaaagaaatcattttGAAACCACAAAGTACTCTGGAAATGGAGGCTAGTGCGTATAATCCTATAATTCAGTATCTGTGCGACCATGGGCAGACTGGAAAAGCTGAAACGTTTTTCCGGCAGTTGTTGAAGAAGGGTATCCAGGATGAAGTTgcattcaataatttaatccGTGGCCATTCCAAAGAAGGGAATCCTGAATTGGCATTTGAAATCTTGAAAATCATGGGTAGGAAGAGTGTTTCTAGGGATGCAGAATCTTACAAGTTGCTAATCAAGAGCTACTTAAGTAAAGGTGAACCAGCTGATGCTAAGACAGCTTTGGACAGCATGATTGAAAGCGGACACTACCCTGATTCGGCGTTGTTTCGATCGGTGATGGAAAGTCTATTTGCAGATGGGAGGGTGCAGACCGCGAGCCGAGTGATGAACAGTATGTTGGATAAAGGAATAACAGAAAACATGGACTTGGTTGCCAAGATTCTGGAAGCCCTTTTCATGAGAGGTCATGTGGAAGAGGCATTGGGACGAGTTGATTTGCTTATGAGATGCAGTTGCCCACCTGATTTTGACAGTCTTTTATCTGTTCTTTGTGAAAAGGGGAAGACCATTGCTGCTCTTAAGCTTTTAGATTTTGGGTTGGAAAGAGAATGCAACATAGAAGTCTCAAGCTATGAGAAAGTACTTGATGCGCTGTTGGCAGCGGGGAAGACGCTGAACGCATACTCAATTCTATGCAAGATAATGGAGAAAGGAGGGGCCAAGGAGTGGAGCAGCTGCGATGATCTGATCAATAGCCTGAATCAGGAAGGGCACACAAAGCAAGCTGATATTCTCTCAAGAATGATAAAGGGTGGAGACAGAATTCGGCGTAAGAAAGCTTCTCCAGCTGCTGCTTGA
- the LOC111779867 gene encoding UDP-glucuronate 4-epimerase 1-like, translating into MPTLDEELFPSTPGKFKIDHRSYGINRQFYRFFASTSTMFLWALFLIALTVSYLSFQSFVDSSTRYLSASWGGLQWEKQVRTSAEIHRAGGMSVLVTGASGFVGTHVSLALKRRGDGVVGLDNFNNYYDPSLKKARKALVNRHGVFVVEGDVNDARLLDKLLDIVAFTHVMHLAAQAGVRYAMENPNSYVHSNIAGLVTLLEACKSANPQPAIVWASSSSVYGLNEKVPFSELDRTDQPASLYAATKKAGEEITHTYNHIYGLSITGLRFFTVYGPWGRPDMAYFSFTRNILQGKPITVYRGKNKVDLARDFTYIDDIVKGCLASLDTSGKSTGSGGRKKGPAAYRIFNLGNTSPVTVPALVSILEEHLKTKAKKNILDMPGNGDVPFTHANISSARVELGYKPTTDLRTGLKKFVRWYLSYYGYDAVQP; encoded by the coding sequence ATGCCAACATTGGATGAAGAGCTCTTCCCTTCCACCCCTGGCAAGTTCAAAATCGATCACAGAAGCTATGGAATCAACCGTCAATTCTACCGCTTCTTCGCCTCCACCAGCACCATGTTCTTGTGGGCTCTCTTTTTAATCGCCCTCACCGTCTCCTATCTCAGCTTCCAAAGCTTCGTCGATTCTAGTACTCGCTATCTCTCTGCCTCCTGGGGCGGCCTTCAATGGGAGAAACAAGTCCGTACCTCTGCCGAGATCCACCGCGCCGGTGGTATGTCTGTCCTCGTCACCGGCGCTTCCGGTTTCGTCGGTACCCATGTTTCTCTAGCGCTCAAACGCCGTGGTGATGGCGTCGTTGGccttgataatttcaacaattaCTACGACCCTTCCCTTAAAAAGGCGCGCAAGGCGCTCGTTAATCGTCACGGCGTGTTCGTCGTTGAGGGTGATGTTAACGATGCCCGTTTACTCGATAAGCTTCTCGACATTGTCGCTTTCACCCACGTGATGCATTTAGCGGCCCAAGCCGGCGTCAGGTACGCGATGGAGAATCCTAATTCCTACGTTCATAGCAACATTGCAGGCCTCGTTACCCTTCTCGAGGCTTGCAAATCGGCCAATCCCCAACCGGCTATTGTTTGGGCTTCTTCCAGCTCCGTCTACGGCCTCAACGAGAAAGTTCCTTTCTCCGAATTGGACCGGACCGATCAGCCGGCGAGTCTCTACGCTGCTACCAAAAAAGCCGGCGAGGAAATCACCCACACTTACAATCATATCTACGGCTTGTCCATTACCGGGTTGAGATTCTTCACCGTATACGGCCCATGGGGAAGACCCGACATGGCGTATTTTTCGTTTACGCGCAATATTCTTCAGGGAAAACCGATTACCGTTTATCGCGGGAAAAATAAGGTCGATCTGGCTAGGGATTTCACCTACATTGACGATATTGTGAAGGGGTGTTTGGCTTCCCTGGACACGTCTGGTAAGAGTACCGGATCGGGTGGGAGAAAAAAGGGGCCGGCAGCTTACCGGATCTTCAATTTGGGGAACACGTCGCCGGTGACGGTGCCGGCGCTGGTCAGTATTCTGGAGGAACATCTGAAGACGAAGGCGAAGAAGAACATTCTGGACATGCCTGGAAACGGCGACGTTCCCTTCACCCATGCGAATATAAGCTCGGCCCGGGTTGAACTCGGGTATAAACCGACGACCGATTTGCGAACCGGGTTGAAGAAGTTCGTTCGATGGTATTTGTCGTACTACGGGTACGACGCGGTACAGCCGTGA
- the LOC111779875 gene encoding counting factor 45-1-like, producing MGSWKSLLLAAMLVSSLLVVSESRVARKDLGLDLGGVGVGIGAGIGIGLGGSGSGSGSGSGSSSSSSSSSSSSSSSSGSGSDSGSEAGSYAGSRAGSGSGGRGGGGSGYGGGYGSGYGGGHGK from the coding sequence ATGGGTAGTTGGAAGTCCCTGCTTCTTGCTGCAATGCTTGTTTCGTCCCTTCTTGTGGTGTCCGAGAGCCGCGTGGCCAGGAAGGATTTGGGCCTTGACCTGGGTGGGGTTGGCGTTGGGATTGGAGCTGGAATAGGCATTGGACTTGGTGGAAGTGGTTCCGGCTCCGGCTCTGGCtctggatcaagttcaagttcGAGCTCAAGTTCGAGTTctagttcttcttcttctgggtCGGGTTCTGATTCTGGATCTGAAGCAGGCTCATATGCCGGGTCTCGAGCGGGTTCTGGATCGGGTGGTCGCGGTGGTGGAGGGTCAGGCTATGGTGGAGGATACGGGTCGGGGTATGGAGGCGGGCATGGAAAATGA
- the LOC111779861 gene encoding protein ECERIFERUM 3-like → MVVVAPLSSWPWENLGSLKYLLYGPLLANGFYSLYQDGNILQNWCLHILLLSLLRMGIHVAWSSYSNMLFLTRNRRIIQQGVDFKQIDMEWEWDNFLILQSLMASMMVYLFPWLGNLPLWNTKGLIAILILHVGIAEPLFYMFHRFFHTHYLFTHYHSLHHSSPVPQSFTAGNATFLEHLAWSLVIGAPILGTSLLGYGSTIMIFCYVLVFDFLRCLGLSNVEIVPHRLFEAVPILRYLLYTPTYHTLHRTEKGSNFCLFMPLFDAIGNTVHKNSWELHKEMSSKAGKNGKVPDFVFLAHVVDITSSMHAPFVSRFFASRPFVTKLSLFPLWPIAFIVMLVMWGRSKPFLYSFYNLRDWLHQTWAVPRFGFQYFLPFAREGINNHIEEAILRADKLGVKVISLAALNKNEALNGGGTLFVEKHPDLRVRVVHGNTLTAAVILNEIPKDVKEVFLTGATSKLGRAIALYLCRRKVRVLMLTLATERFEKIQKEAPTECQSYLVQVTKYQAARNCKTWIVGKWITPREQSWAPSGTHFHQFVVPPILAFRRDCTYGDLAAMRLPDDVQGLGNCEYTMSRGVVHACHAGGVVHHLEGWTHHEVGALDVDRIDLVWEAALKHGLKPISSK, encoded by the exons ATGGTTGTTGTTGCTCCATTATCATCTTGGCCATGGGAGAACTTGGGGTCGCTCAAG TATTTGCTTTATGGGCCGTTGCTTGCAAATGGGTTCTACTCGTTATATCAAGACGGGAACATCTTACAAAATTGGTGCCTCCATATTCTTTTGCTCTCTTTACTCAGAATGGGAATTCATGTCGCTTGGAGCTCTTACAGCAACATGCTTTTCTTGACCAGAAACCGACGGATTATTCAACAAGGTGTTGATTTCAAGCAGATTGATATGGAATGGGAGTG GGATAATTTTTTGATACTTCAAAGTTTAATGGCTTCCATGATGGTGTACCTGTTCCCTTGGCTTGGAAATCTACCCCTTTGGAACACAAAAGGGTTAATTGCAATTCTGATACTTCATGTGGGAATTGCAGAGCCATTGTTTTACATGTTCCATAGATTCTTCCATACCCATTACCTTTTTACTCATTACCATTCGCTTCACCATTCTTCTCCAGTCCCACAGTCCTTCACAG CTGGAAATGCGACATTTCTAGAACATCTTGCGTGGAGTTTGGTAATTGGAGCGCCAATTCTTGGAACAAGTCTTCTGGGTTATGGATCAACGATCATGATCTTCTGCTACGTTTTGGTGTTTGATTTCCTCAGATGCTTAGGGCTTTCCAATGTCGAAATTGTACCACATCGGCTGTTTGAAGCAGTCCCAATTCTTCGATATCTTCTCTACACTCCCAC GTACCATACTCTTCACCGTACAGAGAAGGGGAGCAATTTCTGCCTCTTCATGCCTCTCTTTGATGCCATTGGAAACACAGTCCATAAGAACTCATGGGAATTGCATAAAGAGATGAGCTCAAAAGCGG GAAAGAATGGGAAGGTGCCTGACTTCGTATTTCTAGCCCATGTGGTGGATATTACTTCATCAATGCATGCGCCATTTGTGTCAAGATTTTTCGCTTCACGTCCCTTTGTTACAAAGCTGTCCTTGTTTCCATTATGGCCCATTGCCTTCATAGTGATGCTTGTCATGTGGGGACGCTCAAAACCCTTCCTTTATAGCTTCTACAATCTTAGAGATTGGCTTCATCAGACATGGGCTGTTCCAAGATTTGGGTTTCAG TATTTCTTGCCATTTGCAAGAGAAGGCATCAACAATCACATAGAAGAAGCAATTCTGAGAGCTGACAAGCTAGGGGTTAAGGTCATCAGCCTTGCTGCACTAAATAAG AATGAAGCTTTGAATGGTGGAGGAACACTTTTTGTGGAGAAGCATCCAGATCTTAGGGTAAGAGTTGTGCATGGAAATACCCTAACAGCTGCAGTGATTCTTAATGAAATTCCAAAGGATGTTAAGGAAGTTTTTCTAACCGGCGCAACTTCCAAGCTCGGACGAGCCATTGCTCTCTACCTTTGTCGGAGGAAAGTTCGAGTCCTT atgCTTACACTTGCAACCgagagatttgagaaaatacaaaaggaaGCCCCTACGGAGTGTCAAAGCTACTTGGTTCAGGTAACCAAGTACCAAGCTGCCCGCAACTGCAAG aCATGGATCGTGGGGAAGTGGATCACTCCAAGAGAGCAGAGTTGGGCCCCAAGTGGTACTCACTTTCATCAATTTGTAGTCCCTCCCATATTGGCTTTTAGAAGAGATTGCACCTACGGCGACCTAGCTGCCATGCGATTGCCCGACGATGTACAAGGCCTAGGCAACTGCGAG TATACGATGAGCCGAGGAGTGGTACATGCATGTCATGCAGGCGGGGTGGTGCACCACTTGGAAGGCTGGACGCACCATGAAGTTGGGGCATTGGACGTGGACAGAATTGACCTGGTTTGGGAGGCAGCTCTAAAACATGGCCTAAAACCAATCTcctccaaataa